tcggcaaaggctttgccgaccgtaaagccacgtggcagtcggcaaagagcagtcggcaaagcctgggtcggcaaaggcggatttgccgactgccacgtggcacacagtcggcaaagcctttgccaactgccacgccagcagtcggcatagccacgtggcgtcgtcagccctgacggcaggctttgccgactgctagttcctcggcagtcggcaaagaatttttttttcaaaaattgtttgtcgactggccgccagctcggcagtcggcaaagaaagaaaatatttttttttgaaatgttctttgccgactgctttcggagttgcagtcggcaaaggtttgacctctttgccgactgcctcccattgcagtcggcaaagactctGTCCTGGGTTTTTTTTGCCCAGCtaaacagtcggcaaagctggaattttttttttttgcttttgttttctgttttctcgcatcaaaatcctgcaaaatcacaaattataatccaatttcaccagaagcaccggtagcaccatttatatcacaatttcatcacatttgtcgccaacatcaccacatatatcacaataacgcacaacgtcacatatatctcacatatatgtcacaataacaaccacacaagtgcattacaaccatcacatgaagtccaacacgtcgAACACCACAAGTCGACGTCCATCACACGNNNNNNNNNNNNNNNNNNNNNNNNNNNNNNNNNNNNNNNNNNNNNNNNNNNNNNNNNNNNNNNNNNNNNNNNNNNNNNNNNNNNNNNNNNNNNNNNNNNNNNNNNNNNNNNNNNNNNNNNNNNNNNNNNNNNNNNNNNNNNNNNNNNNNNNNNNNNNNNNNNNNNNNNNNNNNNNNNNNNNNNNNNNNNNNNNNNNNNNNNNNNNNNNNNNNNNNNNNNNNNNNNNNNNNNNNNNNNNNNNNNNNNNNNNNNNNNNNNNNNNNNNNNNNNNNNNNNNNNNNNNNNNNNNNNNNNNNNNNNNNNNNNNNNNNNNNNNNNNNNNNNNNNNNNNNNNNNNNNNNNNNNNNNNNNNNNNNNNNNNNNNNNNNNNNNNNNNNNNNNNNNNNNNNNNNNNNNNNNNNNNNNNNNNNNNNNNNNNNNNNNNNNNNNNNNNNNNNNNNNNNNNNNNNNNNNNNNNNNNNNNNNNNNNNNNNNNNNNNNNNNNNNNNNNNNNNNNNNNNNNNNNNNNNNNNNNNNNNNNNNNNNNNNNNNNNNNNNNNNNNNNNNNNNNNNNNNNNNNNNNNNNNNNNNNNNNNNNNNNNNNNNNNNNNNNNNNNNNNNNNNNNNNNNNNNNNNNNNNNNNNNNNNNNNNNNNNNNNNNNNNNNNNNNNNNNNNNNNNNNNNNNNNNNNNNNNNNNNNNNNNNNNNNNNNNNNNNNNNNNNNNNNNNNNNNNNNNNNNNNNNNNNNNNNNNNNNNNNNNNNNNNNNNNNNNNNNNNNNNNNNNNNNNNNNNNNNNNNNNNNNNNNNNNNNNNNNNNNNNNNNNNNNNNNNNNNNNNNNNNNNNNNNNNNNNNNNNNNNNNNNNNNNNNNNNNNNNNNNNNNNNNNNNNNNNNNNNNNNNNNNNNNNNNNNNNNNNNNNNNNNNNNNNNNNNNNNNNNNNNNNNNNNNNNNNNNNNNNNNNNNNNNNNNNNNNNNNNNNNNNNNNNNNNNNNNNNNNNNNNNNNNNNNNNNNNNNNNNNNNNNNNNNNNNNNNNNNNNNNNNNNNNNNNNNNNNNNNNNNNNNNNNNNNNNNNNNNNNNNNNNNNNNNNNNNNNNNNNNNNNNNNNNNNNNNNNNNNNNNNNNNNNNNNNNNNNNNNNNNNNNNNNNNNNNNNNNNNNNNNNNNNNNNNNNNNNNNNNNNNNNNNNNNNNNNNNNNNNNNNNNNNNNNNNNNNNNNNNNNNNNNNNNNNNNNNNNNNNNNNNNNNNNNNNNNNNNNNNNNNNNNNNNNNNNNNNNNNNNNNNNNNNNNNNNNNNNNNNNNNNNNNNNNNNNNNNNNNNNNNNNNNNNNNNNNNNNNNNNNNNNNNNNNNNNNNNNNNNNNNNNNNNNNNNNNNNNNNNNNNNNNNNNNNNNNNNNNNNNNNNNNNNNNNNNNNNNNNNNNNNNNNNNNNNNNNNNNNNNNNNNNNNNNNNNNNNNNNNNNNNNNNNNNNNNNNNNNNNNNNNNNNNNNNNNNNNNNNNNNNNNNNNNNNNNNNNNNNNNNNNNNNNNNNNNNNNNNNNNNNNNNNNNNNNNNNNNNNNNNNNNNNNNNNNNNNNNNNNNNNNNNNNNNNNNNNNNNNNNNNNNNNNNNNNNNNNNNNNNNNNNNNNNNNNNNNNNNNNNNNNNNNNNNNNNNNNNNNNNNNNNNNNNNNNNNNNNNNNNNNNNNNNNNNNNNNNNNNNNNNNNNNNNNNNNNNNNNNNNNNNNNNNNNNNNNNNNNNNNNNNNNNNNNNNNNNNNNNNNNNNNNNNNNNNNNNNNNNNNNNNNNNNNNNNNNNNNNNNNNNNNNNNNNNNNNNNNNNNNNNNNNNNNNNNNNNNNNNNNNNNNNNNNNNNNNNNNNNNNNNNNNNNNNNNNNNNNNNNNNNNNNNNNNNNNNNNNNNNNNNNNNNNNNNNNNNNNNNNNNNNNNNNNNNNNNNNNNNNNNNNNNNNNNNNNNNNNNNNNNNNNNNNNNNNNNNNNNNNNNNNNNNNNNNNNNNNNNNNNNNNNNNNNNNNNNNNNNNNNNNNNNNNNNNNNNNNNNNNNNNNNNNNNNNNNNNNNNNNNNNNNNNNNNNNNNNNNNNNNNNNNNNNNNNNNNNNNNNNNNNNNNNNNNNNNNNNNNNNNNNNNNNNNNNNNNNNNNNNNNNNNNNNNNNNNNNNNNNNNNNNNNNNNNNNNNNNNNNNNNNNNNNNNNNNNNNNNNNNNNNNNNNNNNNNNNNNNNNNNNNNNNNNNNNNNNNNNNNNNNNNNNNNNNNNNNNNNNNNNNNNNNNNNNNNNNNNNNNNNNNNNNNNNNNNNNNNNNNNNNNNNNNNNNNNNNNNNNNNNNNNNNNNNNNNNNNNNNNNNNNNNNNNNNNNNNNNNNNNNNNNNNNNNNNNNNNNNNNNNNNNNNNNNNNNNNNNNNNNNNNNNNNNNNNNNNNNNNNNNNNNNNNNNNNNNNNNNNNNNNNNNNNNNNNNNNNNNNNNNNNNNNNNNNNNNNNNNNNNNNNNNNNNNNNNNNNNNNNNNNNNNNNNNNNNNNNNNNNNNNNNNNNNNNNNNNNNNNNNNNNNNNNNNNNNNNNNNNNNNNNNNNNNNNNNNNNNNNNNNNNNNNNNNNNNNNNNNNNNNNNNNNNNNNNNNNNNNNNNNNNNNNNNNNNNNNNNNNNNNNNNNNNNNNNNNNNNNNNNNNNNNNNNNNNNNNNNNNNNNNNNNNNNNNNNNNNNNNNNNNNNNNNNNNNNNNNNNNNNNNNNNNNNNNNNNNNNNNNNNNNNNNNNNNNNNNNNNNNNNNNNNNNNNNNNNNNNNNNNNNNNNNNNNNNNNNNNNNNNNNNNNNNNNNNNNNNNNNNNNNNNNNNNNNNNNNNNNNNNNNNNNNNNNNNNNNNNNNNNNNNNNNNNNNNNNNNNNNNNNNNNNNNNNNNNNNNNNNNNNNNNNNNNNNNNNNNNNNNNNNNNNNNNNNNNNNNNNNNNNNNNNNNNNNNNNNNNNNNNNNNNNNNNNNNNNNNNNNNNNNNNNNNNNNNNNNNNNNNNNNNNNNNNNNNNNNNNNNNNNNNNNNNNNNNNNNNNNNNNNNNNNNNNNNNNNNNNNNNNNNNNNNNNNNNNNNNNNNNNNNNNNNNNNNNNNNNNNNNNNNNNNNNNNNNNNNNNNNNNNNNNNNNNNNNNNNNNNNNNNNNNNNNNNNNNNNNNNNNNNNNNNNNNNNNNNNNNNNNNNNNNNNNNNNNNNNNNNNNNNNNNNNNNNNNNNNNNNNNNNNNNNNNNNNNNNNNNNNNNNNNNNNNNNNNNNNNNNNNNNNNNNNNNNNNNNNNNNNNNNNNNNNNNNNNNNNNNNNNNNNNNNNNNNNNNNNNNNNNNNNNNNNNNNNNNNNNNNNNNNNNNNNNNNNNNNNNNNNNNNNNNNNNNNNNNNNNNNNNNNNNNNNNNNNNNNNNNNNNNNNNNNNNNNNNNNNNNNNNNNNNNNNNNNNNNNNNNNNNNNNNNNNNNNNNNNNNNNNNNNNNNNNNNNNNNNNNNNNNNNNNNNNNNNNNNNNNNNNNNNNNNNNNNNNNNNNNNNNNNNNNNNNNNNNNNNNNNNNNNNNNNNNNNNNNNNNNNNNNNNNNNNNNNNNNNNNNNNNNNNNNNNNNNNNNNNNNNNNNNNNNNNNNNNNNNNNNNNNNNNNNNNNNNNNNNNNNNNNNNNNNNNNNNNNNNNNNNNNNNNNNNNNNNNNNNNNNNNNNNNNNNNNNNNNNNNNNNNNNNNNNNNNNNNNNNNNNNNNNNNNNNNNNNNNNNNNNNNNNNNNNNNNNNNNNNNNNNNNNNNNNNNNNNNNNNNNNNNNNNNNNNNNNNNNNNNNNNNNNNNNNNNNNNNNNNNNNNNNNNNNNNNNNNNNNNNNNNNNNNNNNNNNNNNNNNNNNNNNNNNNNNNNNNNNNNNNNNNNNNNNNNNNNNNNNNNNNNNNNNNNNNNNNNNNNNNNNNNNNNNNNNNNNNNNNNNNNNNNNNNNNNNNNNNNNNNNNNNNNNNNNNNNNNNNNNNNNNNNNNNNNNNNNNNNNNNNNNNNNNNNNNNNNNNNNNNNNNNNNNNNNNNNNNNNNNNNNNNNNNNNNNNNNNNNNNNNNNNNNNNNNNNNNNNNNNNNNNNNNNNNNNNNNNNNNNNNNNNNNNNNNNNNNNNNNNNNNNNNNNNNNNNNNNNNNNNNNNNNNNNNNNNNNNNNNNNNNNNNNNNNNNNNNNNNNNNNNNNNNNNNNNNNNNNNNNNNNNNNNNNNNNNNNNNNNNNNNNNNNNNNNNNNNNNNNNNNNNNNNNNNNNNNNNNNNNNNNNNNNNNNNNNNNNNNNNNNNNNNNNNNNNNNNNNNNNNNNNNNNNNNNNNNNNNNNNNNNNNNNNNNNNNNNNNNNNNNNNNNNNNNNNNNNNNNNNNNNNNNNNNNNNNNNNNNNNNNNNNNNNNNNNNNNNNNNNNNNNNNNNNNNNNNNNNNNNNNNNNNNNNNNNNNNNNNNNNNNNNNNNNNNNNNNNNNNNNNNNNNNNNNNNNNNNNNNNNNNNNNNNNNNNNNNNNNNNNNNNNNNNNNNNNNNNNNNNNNNNNNNNNNNNNNNNNNNNNNNNNNNNNNNNNNNNNNNNNNNNNNNNNNNNNNNNNNNNNNNNNNNNNNNNNNNNNNNNNNNNNNNNNNNNNNNNNNNNNNNNNNNNNNNNNNNNNNNNNNNNNNNNNNNNNNNNNNNNNNNNNNNNNNNNNNNNNNNNNNNNNNNNNNNNNNNNNNNNNNNNNNNNNNNNNNNNNNNNNNNNNNNNNNNNNNNNNNNNNNNNNNNNNNNNNNNNNNNNNNNNNNNNNNNNNNNNNNNNNNNNNNNNNNNNNNNNNNNNNNNNNNNNNNNNNNNNNNNNNNNNNNNNNNNNNNNNNNNNNNNNNNNNNNNNNNNNNNNNNNNNNNNNNNNNNNNNNNNNNNNNNNNNNNNNNNNNNNNNNNNNNNNNNNNNNNNNNNNNNNNNNNNNNNNNNNNNNNNNNNNNNNNNNNNNNNNNNNNNNNNNNNNNNNNNNNNNNNNNNNNNNNNNNNNNNNNNNNNNNNNNNNNNNNNNNNNNNNNNNNNNNNNNNNNNNNNNNNNNNNNNNNNNNNNNNNNNNNNNNNNNNNNNNNNNNNNNNNNNNNNNNNNNNNNNNNNNNNNNNNNNNNNNNNNNNNNNNNNNNNNNNNNNNNNNNNNNNNNNNNNNNNNNNNNNNNNNNNNNNNNNNNNNNNNNNNNNNNNNNNNNNNNNNNNNNNNNNNNNNNNNNNNNNNNNNNNNNNNNNNNNNNNNNNNNNNNNNNNNNNNNNNNNNNNNNNNNNNNNNNNNNNNNNNNNNNNNNNNNNNNNNNNNNNNNNNNNNNNNNNNNNNNNNNNNNNNNNNNNNNNNNNNNNNNNNNNNNNNNNNNNNNNNNNNNNNNNNNNNNNNNNNNNNNNNNNNNNNNNNNNNNNNNNNNNNNNNNNNNNNNNNNNNNNNNNNNNNNNNNNNNNNNNNNNNNNNNNNNNNNNNNNNNNNNNNNNNNNNNNNNNNNNNNNNNNNNNNNNNNNNNNNNNNNNNNNNNNNNNNNNNNNNNNNNNNNNNNNNNNNNNNNNNNNNNNNNNNNNNNNNNNNNNNNNNNNNNNNNNNNNNNNNNNNNNNNNNNNNNNNNNNNNNNNNNNNNNNNNNNNNNNNNNNNNNNNNNNNNNNNNNNNNNNNNNNNNNNNNNNNNNNNNNNNNNNNNNNNNNNNNNNNNNNNNNNNNNNNNNNNNNNNNNNNNNNNNNNNNNNNNNNNNNNNNNNNNNNNNNNNNNNNNNNNNNNNNNNNNNNNNNNNNNNNNNNNNNNNNNNNNNNNNNNNNNNNNNNNNNNNNNNNNNNNNNNNNNNNNNNNNNNNNNNNNNNNNNNNNNNNNNNNNNNNNNNNNNNNNNNNNNNNNNNNNNNNNNNNNNNNNNNNNNNNNNNNNNNNNNNNNNNNNNNNNNNNNNNNNNNNNNNNNNNNNNNNNNNNNNNNNNNNNNNNNNNNNNNNNNNNNNNNNNNNNNNNNNNNNNNNNNNNNNNNNNNNNNNNNNNNNNNNNNNNNNNNNNNNNNNNNNNNNNNNNNNNNNNNNNNNNNNNNNNNNNNNNNNNNNNNNNNNNNNNNNNNNNNNNNNNNNNNNNNNNNNNNNNNNNNNNNNNNNNNNNNNNNNNNNNNNNNNNNNNNNNNNNNNNNNNNNNNNNNNNNNNNNNNNNNNNNNNNNNNNNNNNNNNNNNNNNNNNNNNNNNNNNNNNNNNNNNNNNNNNNNNNNNNNNNNNNNNNNNNNNNNNNNNNNNNNNNNNNNNNNNNNNNNNNNNNNNNNNNNNNNNNNNNNNNNNNNNNNNNNNNNNNNNNNNNNNNNNNNNNNNNNNNNNNNNNNNNNNNNNNNNNNNNNNNNNNNNNNNNNNNNNNNNNNNNNNNNNNNNNNNNNNNNNNNNNNNNNNNNNNNNNNNNNNNNNNNNNNNNNNNNNNNNNNNNNNNNNNNNNNNNNNNNNNNNNNNNNNNNNNNNNNNNNNNNNNNNNNNNNNNNNNNNNNNNNNNNNNNNNNNNNNNNNNNNNNNNNNNNNNNNNNNNNNNNNNNNNNNNNNNNNNNNNNNNNNNNNNNNNNNNNNNNNNNNNNNNNNNNNNNNNNNNNNNNNNNNNNNNNNNNNNNNNNNNNNNNNNNNNNNNNNNNNNNNNNNNNNNNNNNNNNNNNNNNNNNNNNNNNNNNNNNNNNNNNNNNNNNNNNNNNNNNNNNNNNNNNNNNNNNNNNNNNNNNNNNNNNNNNNNNNNNNNNNNNNNNNNNNNNNNNNNNNNNNNNNNNNNNNNNNNNNNNNNNNNNNNNNNNNNNNNNNNNNNNNNNNNNNNNNNNNNNNNNNNNNNNNNNNNNNNNNNNNNNNNNNNNNNNNNNNNNNNNNNNNNNNNNNNNNNNNNNNNNNNNNNNNNNNNNNNNNNNNNNNNNNNNNNNNNNNNNNNNNNNNNNNNNNNNNNNNNNNNNNNNNNNNNNNNNNNNNNNNNNNNNNNNNNNNNNNNNNNNNNNNNNNNNNNNNNNNNNNNNNNNNNNNNNNNNNNNNNNNNNNNNNNNNNNNNNNNNNNNNNNNNNNNNNNNNNNNNNNNNNNNNNNNNNNNNNNNNNNNNNNNNNNNNNNNNNNNNNNNNNNNNNNNNNNNNNNNNNNNNNNNNNNNNNNNNNNNNNNNNNNNNNNNNNNNNNNNNNNNNNNNNNNNNNNNNNNNNNNNNNNNNNNNNNNNNNNNNNNNNNNNNNNNNNNNNNNNNNNNNNNNNNNNNNNNNNNNNNNNNNNNNNNNNNNNNNNNNNNNNNNNNNNNNNNNNNNNNNNNNNNNNNNNNNNNNNNNNNNNNNNNNNNNTTCAATATTGAGCTGTATTTATAGGGGCAGTCGGATATAGAGTCGTTTCTATAAATTAGGTCATTTATAAGGGTGGCTGATAACATTAGTCGTCTctacaaatctatttataagGACGACTCATTTGGCAACTATTTATAGGGagcggctcaatatagagccacCCCTATAAAGAAAGGAAGATGTTGCTATAAATTGTTTTTATAGTAGTGTCACTAATATTCTGCAGTCGCATGTACAAATCTGAACTCGATGTTGTGTTGGCCTGCTGATCGCTTTTCATGTGGACACACCCCCGGAGCTGGAGCCCTGGTACAGGTACTCGGCCACTGTGAACAATGTTAGCAAGGCTGCCCGAAATGATTTTGGTCACCTGTACCCTGTGGAAACATAGGAATGAGAGGACCTTCCACCAAAAGGAAAAATCGACGCAGGTGAAGTGAGCGTCGCTCAGCTGGTTGATTGGTTAAGTCTTCGATTTAACATAGGTGCTCGTATTTTTTTGGATTTATTCTAAAATTTAATAGCGCTATTTTTCAGTGGTAGGCTTTATGTCCATCGACAGTGGGCCGTTtgcggtgacttcgtcaatctcgagatttACCGGTCCAACTTAGTTCTTCGAAGGTGCTCGTAGGGATAAGGTGTGCATACGTACATTCATAAGGATGAGTGTGCGCTCGTATATGTGAGCGTCTGTGACTAGgccctgcaaaaaaaaaaacttcttcgAAATATTCGATGAGAGGCTTTGACATGGGGCCTGCAGGAGAAAAACATATAAAATTATTGAGGTTTGCTACGGTGGACGATCCATGTATACGTAGATCGAGATGGTTGTGATCAACTATTACCTAGGAGGTAATTCGATAAATATATATTTACatattttattttgaaaaatGGAAAATAATTAGGAAACAAAATCTTGTAACCAGGTCTAACATGCATGTGATTTGTGATAACATCCCAAAGTGATTTTCTGATACTTGTTGGAACATGCTTAAGACCTTTTTGGAACGTGACTCTACGTAGTATGTTTTGTTTTTGGAATTTGGAACATAGCTCTTGCaatgttttttttgtttgaatGTGATATAAGTAACACTTTTGTTTGAACATGATGAGTAACGAACTAACGATTTTCTTTCTTGATTAATGTGACATAAACCAAGCCAATCATATATCATAGTGAGGTGTGCACACTAACATGACTTATTAAAGGTAAACTGGCGCATGAAAATAATCTTCAGGGAAAATAAGCATTACAAAACTGATTTTCAGCAATAGGACATTTTGTAGAGGTGGATCAATTTACATCCGTCTCTACAGTTACCTCCAAACCGAGTAACCTCTAAAAATACATTTGTAGAGGTGACTTTGTTCGAACCgcctctagaaatcgatttttTAGAGGCAGCTCTATTTCcagccacctctaaaaataggAGTTGTAtagtaaaatttgaatttttcaaacgatcaaaacaaaaattgtagatctcaaaaagttatgtaactttgtagttgatatttttcatttaaaatcatctatacatggaaaattatgtttgaatttctcatatttgaaattcaaaattttcaaacgacctcggctggagaaacgaccaaaaccaaacatatagatctcgaaaagttataaacctttatagttgacaacttttttgaGTCCCAAATATTCATTTCAAAATCGGATGAAGATAGAATGAGTAGAACGAATATCCTCAATAAACACAAGTGTGTTTATAGGTGAAGTGGTTAGGCGATGAACGCATGAGGTATGAGGTTGCCACGGGTTTGAACCATGCAACAACGAGGTGCGTGAAAAAAATCACGTGGCTTGTGTGGCTGTCTAGTGAGGACTTCTGGGATTATTGttattttgctttttttttgGCTTGGATTTTTATTTTTGGAACAACCGATTTGCAAAGATGGCTCGAAATGTAACCACCTCTGTAGATCGATTTCTAGAGACAGCTCTTGTTCCAAGCCTGAAACCATATTTGTAGAGATAATAACCCACAATTGGTGGCCCAAACCAGACCAGGCGGGCACGTATGCCCAGTAtttttaatttattatttatttatttatttatcattatATATAAACAGGCCGGGCCATTGTCACAAAGAGAGTAGATAACCAGCCCACAATTGGTGGCCCAAACTAAACGACAGCCACGAGCCCACGAGCCAATTCCGTGGCCATGCGCACCAGCGACTGAAAACACAATGGTTATGTGACTTATTACATCAGACTAACACAGAATGACTGCGAAACGGGTCCACACGAGACCGCCCGAGTTACATGGGGAGCTTGTTGATCTTGTAGTGCTGGTAGTCCTTGTACTTCTTGGCCTTGTACTTGGCCGGTCTCTCGTCCGTGACCAGCTTCGGGTGCGGCCCGACGACGAGCTCCCCCGGCGGCTCCACGAACACCGGCCATGACATCCGCGTCTTCTCCTTGTTCACCGTCGTACGGTGCAGCACCGCCTTGTACGTCCCGTTGCTGAAAATCTACTCGATCCGTACATGTGCATGTTCAACGAGACATAAAGAAACTCCGTACCAGTTAGTAAGGGTGTCCGCATCACACCATAGACGTGTGGTGTGGGAGCGAtcagaagagagaaaaaaaagattgCTTAGTCGCGTGCACGCTTGCCTCGATCTGATCGCCGATGTGGACGATGAGCGCGTCCGGCACGTACTTGGCATCGTACCACTGACCATCCTTGAAGACCTGGAGGCCTTGCACCTCGTTGGGCACGAGGACGGTGAGCGTGCTCATGTCGGTGTGCGGCGCGACGCCGAGCGTGAGCTCCGGCTGCGGGCACGGCGGGTAGAAGTTGATCTTCTGTAGGAACACCAGGCCGTCGCCGCCGAACGCCTCCGCCATGGCGCCCTCGTGGAGGCCGAGCCCCAGCGAGAGGTGCTCGAACAGCTCGCGCGTCAGGCGCTGCATGTGGCGGCAGTACTCCTCGTTCGCCTCCCTGTACCCGGCGACGGCGAGGCTCTCGGGCCAGACGGCGTGGTCCACCTTCTCCGGCGGCGCAACGACGTGGAAGAAGAAGTCGTTCCACGTCTTCTTGCCCTCGAGGTCCCTCTGCAGCTTGGTGCCGTAGCCCTCGATCTTGCCCGACGCCGGGTCCATGGCGTAGCGCTCCTTCTCCTCCCGCGGCAGCGCGAAGAAGGCCCACCCGACGCGCTGGAGCTCGGCCACCGCCGCGGAGGGCACGCCGTGGTTCACCACCTGGAACAGCCCCCACTCCCTGGCGGCTACGGCCATGCGCGCGCCGAACCCGGGCTCCGACATGTCGATCACCGGCGCGTCCGGCGCGGCGGCCCCACGGTACGTGGTCGCGCCAGGCTGGTCGTGCTCAGACCGCACGAACTCCGGCGGTAGCGCGCACAGCGACGCCGCCAGCTCCTGCACGCTCTGGTGCGTCTCCTCCCCCATTGCAGGAAGCAGGGCCTTGCGCGCACGCAGGCGCCGGGGAAGAGAGCACTGAATTAATAGTGTAGTGTCGTCGACACAGGACACGAGTGAGTGCCAAGTCAaataatatttgtaggggcggttctagaggcTTTGTAGAAACGGTTTGCCCGACCGTCTTTATTAAGCGTCTTTACAAATTATGTATTTATAGGGGCTGTTTCTATATTGCccgtacaaatcgatttgtagaggcttGTGTATGGCACAGACGCGGTGCGGATTGTGTTAGGTTGGTGGCTTGGTGCCCGACGTGGCTACCTTGCCATGCTTGTCAGAACTTGAGATGGAGAGACACTACCGGAATCcttaaatttgccgagtgtttttatgtttatcGAGTGTATTCCCTCGGACACTCGGCGGCtaagatctttgccgagtgctgcgctaaaaacactcggcaaaaaaaaacactcgacaaaagagggggtttgccgagtgtcaaaaaaaactcGGCAAAGAGCGGGGCAAAGAAATAAAGTTTTTTtctgaaaaaggagaagaaaacaaataaaaataaaaactttgccgagtgctcagatctagaacactcggcaaagaaataaaatctttttcctggaaaagaaggagaagaaaaaaataaaaaaaaactttgccaagtgcccaaatctagaacacacggcaaagaaataatttttttttctagaaataaaACCCCGCCTCCGACATCCTTTCCCGCACTGCCACCCCCGCACAccaccccctccctccccccacaCACCGcgtgcccctccctccctcccctcccagcTCCCTCTCCCTGCCCTCCCTGCCGGCGGCCGGCCCTCGCCGGCActtcctccctcccctcccctcccctcccctcgcctcgcctcgccggcGCCCCCCTCCCCTCCAATCCCGGCCGGCGCCCCTCCCTTCCTCTCCCGGCGTCCCCTCCTCTCCCGGTGCCCCCTCCCCTCGTCGgcaccccctccctctctcccgatGCCCCCTCTCCTTCTCTCCTGGCGCCCCTTCCCTCGccggcgccccctcccctcctctcctagATCCGGCGCCGTCCCTTCCGCCCTCTCCCATCCCGCCGCCCCCGGATCTGCCCCTCCCCCTCTCGGATCCGACCGGTGGTGGCCGGATCTGGGCTCTAGTgtcggcggcggcgtgggggcgtggtggtggtggcggcggcaggcggctttggtggtggtggtggtggtggcgacggcggcggcggcgtaggtggctttggtggtggtggtggccagcggcggtggtggcaggcggcttcctttttttattttttcctaaaaaatgtttgccgagtgttttttgggcactcggcaaagtatttgctgAGTGTCCAACAAAAAACACTTAGCAAGCATCGTTTGCCGTTAAAAAGTTTCCCGAGTGTCGtgtgccgagtgttacactcggcaaaccctttgccgagtgcccctggcactcgacaaagctccTGTATCCCGTAGTGAGACCTAAGAGCGAGCGCGAAGAGAGGGCGTCGCGGATGGTGTGTTTGTGGTTCTGGCCCGTGCGATGGAGCTACCAGAAATTCATTTTTGTTTGCTCTAGCATGTCACGAACTTCAGCTGTGCATGCACGGTGCCCCCAACAACATGCAAGGTGCGCGCTCGACTTGGGTGTGCAACTTGCCGGGGCAATCTGGAGCAAACAAGTTAGTTCCAGCGTGATTAGTTGCCCGAACCGGGCCATCATATGGCACATCCCGCATCCTTTGGTGCATTTCGCCCGTGTTTGGTTGCCCTACTCGCATTTTTCTCCTACTTCCTCTCGTGCAGATGCCCTCCTCCATCCCGGACAGCGCCGTCTTCTCGATCCCCAGTTTCCTCTTGGTGCAGGCTTGCGCGGTCCTTGGCGGGAACCTTTTCGGAGAGTGCGGGAGATGAGGCCATCCTGGCGATAAAAGCGCGCACGGGGGTCGCGGCTAGGGTTACTGCCCTCACTCTTCGCCTCTCCTTCCACCATAGCTCTGGTGCGAACTCCCCTCTAGCTCCCCCTCGACCTCGGTAGCCCTATCGAGGCGACCACCGCCGGTGGATTTCTCTCGGTCCTTCGACGCTTCGACGGTATATGCCACCTGCGCTCTTCCCCTCCTCCTTCTTCAGTGTCGATTTTGTTGATTTGTCTATGAATTTAGCTTGCAATGCCAAGAAAT
The sequence above is drawn from the Miscanthus floridulus cultivar M001 chromosome 15, ASM1932011v1, whole genome shotgun sequence genome and encodes:
- the LOC136508464 gene encoding flavonol synthase 1 — translated: MGEETHQSVQELAASLCALPPEFVRSEHDQPGATTYRGAAAPDAPVIDMSEPGFGARMAVAAREWGLFQVVNHGVPSAAVAELQRVGWAFFALPREEKERYAMDPASGKIEGYGTKLQRDLEGKKTWNDFFFHVVAPPEKVDHAVWPESLAVAGYREANEEYCRHMQRLTRELFEHLSLGLGLHEGAMAEAFGGDGLVFLQKINFYPPCPQPELTLGVAPHTDMSTLTVLVPNEVQGLQVFKDGQWYDAKYVPDALIVHIGDQIEIFSNGTYKAVLHRTTVNKEKTRMSWPVFVEPPGELVVGPHPKLVTDERPAKYKAKKYKDYQHYKINKLPM